From a region of the Pseudomonas fulva 12-X genome:
- a CDS encoding bifunctional DNA primase/polymerase codes for MTQASTSSPVPIAAWARRYIENFNLALVPIPEGEKGPTGKGWNKPGGYITDAAKAEAHWTKHPKQNMGVLLGASGVCSLDVDHVEWTRQVLSDLLGMSLDDVAAEHATSVGNPERFRIMFAVPAGCEFSRHSLVWPNPDDPDGSKHKLAMRAVKRAQEIGDKDSEAEMRAKAKALAPVTVFELRGGDVQDVLPPSIHPGTGQPYTWRTAPSGDSFGELPRDLVNIWSNWEVFKRMALDACPWAPKAPEPAAKKGAAAKPSPAGASGKGESVVEAYNRAYEAEGLLQAAGYMKRGKKWLYPGSSTGLPGISINDEGRVYSHHGADPLANGHWNDPFDVFCLLEHDGDQKAAVKAAAKLLGLDHASKRKEVVKQNGPKADAPPADAAPELPPQADDLPPAPSDAAGGSEAGTTDTGGAGGSFSLAYLLRRYALIEGTTHVWDIDAAKKIKKSGFIAHIGKESFKEWEAVTDKRKKRVSEEWVKDNERTQALAGKALGDFSMPMMTRYVYIDGTKDAWDYAKKRRIAEGAVKMALGDAYSLWLNSPDRRVVDMNHIVFDPTMTHDPEVYINTFEGLPLQPERDDAKCENLIWLVSFLCNHAEDATQWLSRFLAYPLQHTGAKLDTAVLMHSTTEGSGKSLLFSVVMGRIYGQYSATVGQTQLEGSFNAWQSGKMWAVFEEVVSRDQKYNQVGKIKQLITGQTVRIESKFVNGWEEASHMNAVFLSNEIVPWPISDSDRRFLVMWPEAKLPEERQKAIKHELDNGGVEAFYAWLLAYDLGNFDKQTKPPVTPARDRLVALSRAPWQTFMHLWRLGELGAGLWGACLSSDLYSLFLEWCQRGKEHSMSQTKFSLFISTMDVDKTRSIPWTDGNTRRFAAFFFPKDESSFLPPSVEAAVLGKHVIEWRARARLAGWHVDKWDHVQQVAA; via the coding sequence ATGACCCAGGCTTCAACCTCTTCCCCGGTCCCCATCGCTGCCTGGGCGCGGCGATATATCGAGAACTTCAACTTGGCCCTGGTGCCGATCCCCGAGGGCGAAAAAGGCCCAACTGGTAAGGGCTGGAACAAGCCCGGCGGCTATATCACTGACGCGGCGAAGGCCGAGGCGCACTGGACGAAGCACCCTAAGCAGAACATGGGTGTTTTGCTCGGTGCGAGCGGCGTTTGCTCGCTGGACGTCGACCACGTGGAGTGGACGCGCCAGGTGCTGAGCGACCTGCTGGGGATGAGCCTGGACGATGTGGCCGCCGAGCACGCGACCAGCGTGGGCAACCCTGAGCGCTTCCGCATCATGTTCGCGGTGCCGGCCGGCTGCGAGTTCAGCCGGCATTCGCTGGTGTGGCCCAACCCCGATGACCCGGACGGCTCGAAGCACAAGCTGGCCATGAGGGCGGTGAAGCGCGCCCAGGAGATTGGCGACAAGGATTCGGAAGCCGAGATGCGGGCGAAGGCCAAAGCGCTGGCACCAGTGACGGTGTTCGAACTGCGCGGCGGCGATGTGCAGGACGTATTGCCGCCCTCGATCCACCCGGGTACCGGCCAGCCCTATACCTGGCGGACGGCTCCCAGCGGTGACTCGTTCGGCGAGCTGCCGCGCGACCTGGTGAACATCTGGAGCAACTGGGAGGTGTTCAAGCGCATGGCGCTGGATGCCTGCCCCTGGGCGCCGAAGGCGCCGGAGCCCGCTGCCAAGAAGGGCGCAGCGGCGAAGCCGTCGCCGGCCGGCGCGAGCGGGAAGGGCGAGTCGGTGGTGGAGGCCTATAACCGCGCTTATGAAGCCGAAGGCCTGCTGCAGGCCGCCGGCTACATGAAGCGCGGCAAGAAGTGGCTGTACCCGGGCAGCTCGACGGGCCTGCCGGGTATCTCGATCAACGATGAAGGCCGGGTGTATTCGCACCACGGCGCCGACCCGTTGGCGAACGGCCACTGGAATGACCCGTTCGATGTCTTCTGCCTCCTTGAGCACGACGGCGACCAGAAGGCGGCGGTGAAGGCCGCGGCGAAGTTGCTCGGGCTTGATCACGCCAGCAAGCGCAAGGAAGTGGTGAAGCAGAACGGCCCGAAGGCGGATGCGCCGCCGGCAGACGCAGCGCCCGAGCTACCGCCGCAGGCTGATGATCTTCCCCCGGCCCCATCTGACGCGGCGGGCGGCAGCGAGGCCGGCACCACTGACACCGGGGGCGCGGGGGGAAGCTTCTCGCTGGCCTATCTGCTACGGCGGTATGCGCTGATCGAGGGCACCACCCATGTGTGGGATATCGACGCGGCGAAGAAGATCAAGAAGTCTGGCTTCATCGCGCATATCGGCAAAGAGTCGTTCAAGGAGTGGGAAGCGGTCACCGACAAGCGCAAGAAGCGGGTGAGCGAGGAATGGGTGAAGGACAACGAGCGTACCCAGGCGCTGGCCGGCAAGGCGCTCGGCGACTTCTCGATGCCGATGATGACGCGGTACGTGTACATCGACGGGACGAAGGACGCCTGGGACTACGCCAAGAAGCGGCGCATTGCCGAGGGCGCGGTAAAGATGGCCCTGGGCGATGCGTACAGCTTGTGGCTGAACAGCCCGGATCGGCGTGTGGTGGACATGAATCACATCGTGTTCGACCCGACGATGACGCATGACCCTGAGGTGTATATCAACACCTTCGAAGGCCTGCCACTGCAGCCTGAGCGCGATGACGCGAAGTGCGAGAACCTGATCTGGCTCGTGTCGTTCCTATGCAACCACGCCGAGGACGCCACGCAGTGGCTGTCGCGCTTTCTGGCGTACCCGCTGCAGCACACGGGCGCCAAGCTGGATACGGCGGTGCTGATGCATTCGACGACCGAGGGCTCGGGCAAGAGCCTGTTGTTCTCGGTGGTAATGGGGCGCATCTACGGGCAGTACTCGGCGACGGTTGGGCAGACGCAGCTGGAAGGTTCGTTCAACGCCTGGCAGAGCGGGAAGATGTGGGCGGTGTTCGAGGAGGTTGTGAGCCGCGACCAGAAGTACAACCAGGTGGGGAAGATCAAGCAGCTGATCACCGGGCAGACGGTGCGCATCGAGTCGAAATTCGTGAACGGGTGGGAGGAGGCGTCGCACATGAATGCGGTGTTCCTCTCGAACGAGATCGTGCCCTGGCCGATCAGCGACAGCGACCGGCGGTTTCTGGTGATGTGGCCCGAGGCGAAGCTGCCGGAAGAGCGGCAGAAGGCGATCAAGCACGAGCTTGATAACGGCGGGGTGGAGGCGTTCTACGCCTGGCTGCTGGCCTATGACCTGGGCAACTTCGACAAGCAGACCAAGCCGCCCGTGACGCCGGCGCGTGACCGCCTGGTGGCGTTGAGCCGGGCGCCGTGGCAGACGTTCATGCATCTGTGGCGCCTGGGCGAGCTGGGCGCGGGCTTGTGGGGCGCCTGCCTGAGCAGCGACCTGTATTCGTTGTTCCTCGAGTGGTGCCAGCGGGGTAAAGAGCACTCGATGAGCCAGACGAAGTTCTCGCTTTTCATCTCCACGATGGATGTGGACAAGACGCGCTCGATACCCTGGACGGACGGCAATACGCGGCGGTTCGCGGCGTTCTTCTTCCCGAAGGATGAGAGCTCCTTCCTGCCACCATCCGTCGAGGCGGCCGTGCTTGGCAAGCATGTGATCGAGTGGCGCGCCAGGGCGCGCCTGGCCGGCTGGCACGTGGATAAATGGGACCACGTGCAGCAGGTGGCAGCATGA
- a CDS encoding phage holin family protein yields MASLIMTQATFWLCVVLFVRLFTFQRGALRFRRAMSCLAYLAMASAGAAVIHILQGDLVLPGHAWPLVVLLAIFTGLVLRARGNLAAVLRPGAGWNGLERRRSNEG; encoded by the coding sequence ATGGCTAGTTTGATCATGACCCAGGCCACGTTCTGGCTGTGCGTGGTGCTGTTCGTTCGGTTGTTCACGTTTCAGCGTGGCGCCCTTCGCTTTCGGCGCGCCATGTCGTGCCTCGCCTACTTGGCGATGGCCAGTGCAGGGGCGGCGGTGATCCACATACTGCAGGGCGATCTGGTGTTACCTGGGCATGCGTGGCCGCTGGTGGTGCTGCTGGCGATCTTCACTGGGCTGGTGTTGCGGGCCCGCGGCAACCTGGCTGCTGTGCTGCGCCCAGGGGCTGGCTGGAATGGGCTGGAGCGGCGTCGCAGCAATGAGGGGTAG
- a CDS encoding putative holin, with protein sequence MAEPTVAAIGVAGAVGAGLSGFFVGVDGNAATGALCGALVFVTTRPDLGLLERIVYFFVSLVMGYLFSPALSELEFQGIRPFAYSGPAAFAAAALVVTVTVVAIKKRGPPPPVTGDADG encoded by the coding sequence ATGGCCGAGCCGACAGTCGCAGCGATTGGTGTCGCCGGTGCGGTGGGGGCCGGGCTATCGGGTTTCTTCGTGGGTGTCGATGGCAATGCGGCGACCGGCGCGTTGTGCGGGGCGCTAGTGTTCGTGACGACACGCCCTGATCTCGGGTTGCTCGAGCGAATCGTGTACTTTTTCGTCAGCTTGGTGATGGGCTACCTGTTCAGCCCCGCGCTATCTGAGCTGGAGTTCCAGGGTATCCGGCCGTTCGCCTATTCGGGGCCAGCAGCTTTCGCGGCTGCCGCCCTGGTCGTGACCGTCACTGTGGTGGCGATCAAGAAGCGCGGGCCACCGCCGCCCGTTACGGGAGACGCTGATGGCTAG